A window of Streptomyces sp. SAI-127 contains these coding sequences:
- a CDS encoding TIGR03619 family F420-dependent LLM class oxidoreductase — protein sequence MKIGVNVPNFGPGTDPGVLRSWAQTVEGLGFDLLMISDHIAITEDVAERYPAPFYEPFTTLSWLAGLTTRIQLGTTVLIAPYRHPLLTARMAANLNELSGGRLILGVGVGWARQEFTALDIPFSQRGQLTDSHLRDIRAAWKDTASYGDRRIPVWVGGNSDAGLRRAVRLGDAWHPLHPTMPWLREAAGRLQTYTDEQHLPVPALAPRIALRLTKEPVDGAGRLAGEGTIDQIMDDLDQLRLLGAESVVLDTYQGDPHTTCHPQAAWQALATVAAHLLPPNIPPRTTREQS from the coding sequence GTGAAGATCGGAGTGAACGTCCCCAATTTCGGCCCGGGCACCGACCCCGGAGTGTTGCGAAGCTGGGCCCAGACCGTGGAGGGCCTGGGCTTCGACCTACTGATGATCTCGGACCACATAGCCATTACGGAGGATGTCGCCGAGCGCTACCCGGCACCCTTCTACGAGCCCTTCACCACCTTGTCCTGGCTGGCCGGCCTCACCACCCGTATCCAGCTCGGCACAACAGTCCTCATCGCTCCCTACCGGCACCCGCTGCTCACCGCCCGAATGGCGGCCAATCTGAATGAGCTGAGCGGCGGCCGGCTGATCCTCGGCGTGGGAGTGGGCTGGGCGCGGCAGGAGTTCACCGCCCTCGACATCCCGTTCTCACAGCGCGGACAGCTGACCGACAGCCACCTGCGGGACATCCGGGCCGCCTGGAAGGACACCGCCTCATACGGAGACCGCCGGATCCCGGTGTGGGTCGGCGGCAACAGCGACGCGGGGCTGCGCCGGGCCGTACGACTCGGAGACGCATGGCATCCGCTGCACCCCACCATGCCGTGGCTGCGCGAAGCCGCAGGCAGGCTGCAGACGTACACGGACGAGCAACACTTGCCCGTGCCCGCCCTGGCTCCCCGCATCGCCCTGCGACTCACCAAGGAACCGGTCGACGGAGCGGGACGGCTCGCCGGTGAGGGCACCATCGACCAGATCATGGACGACCTCGACCAACTGCGGCTGCTGGGCGCCGAGTCCGTCGTCCTCGACACCTACCAGGGCGACCCCCACACGACATGTCACCCGCAGGCGGCCTGGCAAGCCCTCGCCACCGTGGCCGCGCACCTTCTCCCGCCCAACATCCCACCCCGCACCACGAGGGAGCAGTCATGA
- a CDS encoding transposase, translating into MQAYVGIDVHRRRSQIAVMDEGGRTAVNRNVPNGRETVLGVIGDLPVGTQVAFEATFGWGWLIELLQDYGFEPHLAHPLQCKAIASARLKNDKVDAATLAHLLRTDLLPEAWIAPSDVREQRAVPRHRAQLVRLRTLLRNRIHAVLADHGCDRGTSCWNGVGRQWLDALPLPDSARRAVADRLEIIDALQIVIDRLDAALAQVAKADAVGKVLPTGEVLGPAALAYVTADGFRPSASAELRVEELPAGHAGLDALEHAAGAKDAGEAGLAEITSLLLPPVITPGRARRLT; encoded by the coding sequence ATGCAGGCTTACGTCGGAATCGATGTGCACCGCCGCCGGTCGCAGATCGCCGTAATGGACGAGGGCGGCCGGACGGCGGTGAACCGCAACGTCCCCAACGGGCGCGAGACAGTGCTGGGAGTGATCGGGGACCTGCCGGTGGGCACGCAGGTGGCGTTCGAGGCCACATTCGGCTGGGGCTGGTTGATCGAGCTGCTTCAGGACTACGGCTTCGAGCCGCACCTGGCCCACCCCTTGCAGTGCAAGGCGATCGCCTCGGCCCGGCTGAAGAACGACAAGGTCGACGCGGCCACCCTGGCTCACCTGTTGCGGACAGATCTGCTGCCCGAGGCGTGGATCGCCCCGTCCGATGTCCGCGAGCAGCGGGCCGTACCGCGCCACCGTGCCCAACTCGTGCGGCTGCGAACGCTGTTGCGCAACCGCATCCACGCTGTCCTGGCCGATCACGGCTGCGACCGGGGCACCAGCTGCTGGAACGGAGTAGGCCGTCAATGGCTGGATGCGTTGCCGCTGCCGGACAGCGCCCGCCGAGCGGTGGCCGACCGGCTGGAGATCATCGATGCGCTGCAGATAGTCATCGACCGGCTCGATGCCGCGCTCGCCCAGGTGGCGAAGGCGGATGCGGTCGGGAAAGTTCTCCCGACCGGTGAGGTTCTTGGGCCTGCCGCACTCGCCTATGTCACGGCCGATGGCTTCCGGCCGTCAGCGTCTGCAGAATTGCGCGTGGAGGAACTGCCCGCCGGTCATGCGGGTCTGGACGCCCTGGAGCATGCTGCCGGGGCGAAGGACGCCGGGGAGGCTGGCCTCGCCGAAATCACCTCGTTGTTGCTGCCGCCGGTTATCACGCCTGGCCGAGCTCGACGGCTCACGTGA
- a CDS encoding nucleoside deaminase, translated as MTTPDDHTLLRQAISLAAKARASGNPPFGSLLAGPDGTILAEEHNTTLTDNDVTAHPELKLARWAARELDAQTAAGTTMYTSCQPCGMCEAVIQWAGLRRVVFALSNEQLLDIRPGSSRPPVPQDGPALLDEVRAAVEPYYR; from the coding sequence ATGACCACACCCGACGACCACACCCTCCTCCGACAGGCCATCTCTCTCGCGGCCAAGGCACGCGCGAGCGGCAACCCGCCCTTTGGATCTCTGTTGGCAGGACCGGACGGGACGATCCTGGCCGAGGAGCACAACACCACCCTCACCGACAACGACGTCACCGCACACCCGGAACTCAAATTGGCGAGGTGGGCCGCAAGAGAACTCGACGCGCAGACGGCGGCAGGCACCACCATGTACACCAGCTGCCAGCCGTGCGGGATGTGCGAGGCCGTCATCCAATGGGCAGGACTGCGGCGAGTGGTGTTCGCCCTGTCCAACGAACAGCTCCTGGACATCAGGCCGGGCAGCAGCCGACCGCCCGTGCCACAGGACGGCCCCGCGCTGCTCGACGAGGTACGGGCTGCGGTCGAGCCCTACTACCGCTGA